In Topomyia yanbarensis strain Yona2022 chromosome 2, ASM3024719v1, whole genome shotgun sequence, one DNA window encodes the following:
- the LOC131680050 gene encoding uncharacterized protein K02A2.6-like — MAESNLNLEQHQPGNGLPGGPLPPGVNPQHPGMQQNHQRHSAPFFNGPPSAQQSSSTSSSSAEASYQLFQQLMQQQQVFMQQQQQQLMQQQQDFFRSVISSISIQVPPNPEMILDSLANNIKEFRYDPDGNITFAAWYGRYDDLFEQDAARLDDEAKVRLLMRKLGSSEHERYVSYILPKLPKDYKFADTVEKLKILFGAAESVISKRYRCLQVTKQPTDDYVTYACRINKTCVEFELSKLTEEQFKCLMFVCGLKSEGDSEIRTRLLSKIEERDDITLDHLSEDCQRLLCLKRDTAMIESSAPPSSVNFIKRKQFSKHQHKPPVETARPDKNIPSTPCWFCGGMHFVRDCTHRSHKCKDCGIVGHREGYCSTAKRTSKASRNKKHPGSYATKRVSLVINTVDKRRRFVTVMLNGVNVRLQLDTGSDISIISKRLWEKIGKPPTVPANEQAATASGDRLQFLFKFSCDISFNGKQHTGQFYVVEKPLYLLGIDLMDAFDLWSLPISTYCNNVTVPSVTLQSLKSAYPRVFRSELGLCTKTKVKLELIPGATPVFRAKRPVAYAVHSSVDNELDRLERAKIITPVDFSDWAAPIVVVRKTNGSIRICGDYSTGLNNALQPHQYPLPLPEEIFNKLANCTVFSRIDLSDAFLQVEVDESSRELLTINTHRGLYRYNRLTPGVKAAPGAFQQLIDTMLAGLPHTCGYLDDVVVGGVNPENHWANLHAVFQRISDFGFTIRVEKCIFAQPQIKYVGHLLDRNGLRPDPSKVQAINEMPPPTDVSGVRSFLGAINYYGKFVPSMRTLRYPLDELLKADAKFEWTEKCQAAFNKFKEVLKSDLLLTHYNPALDIVVSADASSVGVGATLSHKFPDGTLKVVQHASRALTAAEKNYSQPDREGLAIIFAVTKFHKMLFGRRFHLQTDHEPLLRIFGSKKGIPVYTSNRLQRWALTLLLYEFTIEYVPTAKFGNADILSRLINQHVRPEEDYVIASVSLENDLRSVTQDTLTVLPLSFRIVQQSTQSDPITKAVYRYLIDGWPETVTDAELKRFYARRESLTTVQGCILFGDRLVIPSS, encoded by the coding sequence ATGGCGGAATCTAACCTCAATCTGGAGCAGCATCAGCCGGGAAACGGCTTGCCAGGTGGTCCACTACCGCCAGGAGTAAACCCACAACATCCGGGAATGCAGCAAAATCATCAGCGGCATTCAGCTCCATTTTTCAACGGTCCACCATCAGCGCAGCAATCTTCAAGTACCAGTTCGTCTTCCGCCGAAGCATCCTATCAGCTCTTTCAGCAGCTAATGCAGCAGCAACAGGTATTcatgcagcagcagcaacaacagttAATGCAGCAGCAGCAAGATTTCTTCCGGAGTGTCATCTCATCAATCAGTATTCAGGTCCCCCCAAACCCTGAAATGATTCTCGATTCACTAGCAAACAATATCAAAGAGTTTCGCTACGATCCGGATGGAAACATAACCTTCGCTGCATGGTACGGCAGATACGATGATTTGTTCGAGCAAGATGCTGCACGGCTGGACGATGAAGCGAAAGTCCGCTTGCTCATGCGAAAACTCGGATCATCTGAGCACGAAAGATATGTGAGTTACATCCTGCCGAAATTGCCGAAGgactacaaatttgctgatacAGTTGAAAAACTAAAAATCCTTTTCGGCGCTGCAGAGTCCGTCATCAGTAAACGGTATCGGTGTTTGCAGGTTACCAAACAACCGACCGACGATTACGTCACATATGCTTGCCGAATCAACAAGACCTGCGTTGAATTCGAGCTAAGCAAACTTACCGAGGAGCAGTTCAAATGTCTTATGTTTGTTTGCGGTTTAAAGTCGGAAGGAGACAGCGAAATACGAACGCGGCTACTGTCGAAAATTGAGGAACGCGATGACATCACTCTCGATCATCTTTCGGAAGACTGTCAGCGATTGTTGTGCCTAAAGCGGGACACGGCAATGATCGAGTCATCAGCACCACCGTCATCGGTGAATTTCATCaagcgaaaacaattttcaaagCATCAACATAAACCGCCAGTGGAGACAGCTCGACCCGACAAAAACATTCCCTCAACGCCCTGCTGGTTCTGTGGAGGAATGCATTTCGTTCGAGACTGCACTCATAGGAGCCACAAATGCAAAGATTGTGGTATTGTCGGACACCGTGAGGGTTATTGTTCCACTGCCAAACGAACATCCAAAGCCAGTCGAAACAAAAAGCACCCGGGATCGTATGCTACAAAACGCGTAAGTCTTGTGATTAATACCGTCGATAAAAGGCGCCGTTTTGTTACTGTGATGTTGAACGGTGTAAATGTGCGTCTGCAGTTGGACACGGGGTCTGACATAAGCATAATTTCGAAACGGTTGTGGGAGAAAATAGGTAAACCACCCACAGTGCCGGCAAACGAACAAGCCGCAACAGCGTCAGGCGACCGCTTGCAGTTTTTGTTTAAGTTCAGTTGTGACATTTCTTTCAATGGCAAACAACATACCGGTCAGTTTTACGTTGTTGAAAAACCACTTTACCTTCTTGGCATCGATTTGATGGATGCATTCGATCTCTGGTCACTGCCCATTAGCACGTACTGCAACAACGTCACTGTTCCTTCTGTCACTTTGCagtcactcaaatcagcataccCGAGGGTGTTTAGGAGCGAGCTGGGGTTGTGTACGAAAACAAAAGTGAAATTGGAACTAATACCAGGTGCAACTCCAGTTTTTCGTGCAAAGCGTCCAGTGGCTTATGCGGTACATAGCAGTGTGGATAACGAACTCGACCGACTGGAAAGAGCAAAAATCATCACACCGGTAGACTTTTCGGATTGGGCAGCTCCCATCGTCGTCGTCCGAAAAACGAACGGATCTATTCGTATCTGCGGTGACTATTCCACCGGTCTCAACAATGCCCTGCAACCGCATCAATATCCGTTGCCGCTACCGGaagaaattttcaacaaattggctaATTGCACAGTGTTTAGCCGAATTGATCTGTCGGATGCATTTCTGCAGGTAGAAGTGGACGAAAGCAGCCGTGAATTGTTAACCATCAACACCCATCGGGGACTTTACCGGTACAACCGTCTGACACCGGGAGTCAAAGCAGCACCGGGAGCATTCCAGCAACTTATCGATACTATGCTGGCAGGCCTCCCTCATACGTGTGGCTATCTAGATGACGTCGTCGTTGGTGGTGTAAATCCTGAAAATCACTGGGCGAACCTTCATGCAGTGTTTCAAAGGATCAGCGATTTTGGTTTTACCATTCGTGTAGAAAAGTGCATATTCGCTCAGCCGCAAATTAAATATGTAGGTCATCTGCTTGACCGCAACGGTCTTCGCCCGGATCCATCAAAGGttcaagccatcaacgaaatgCCACCGCCCACTGACGTTTCCGGTGTTCGTTCTTTCCTAGGAGCAATAAATTACTACGGCAAGTTTGTTCCTAGTATGCGCACCCTTcggtatcctcttgatgagctGCTCAAGGCGGATGCAAAATTTGAGTGGACGGAAAAATGCCAGGCGGCATTTAACAAATTTAAAGAGGTGTTGAAATCCGATCTACTGTTGACTCACTACAACCCTGCGCTTGATATAGTTGTGTCGGCAGATGCGTCGTCTGTTGGTGTCGGTGCAACATTATCACACAAGTTTCCGGACGGTACTCTCAAGGTGGTACAGCATGCCTCCAGAGCACTCACAGCAGCAGAGAAAAACTATAGTCAGCCCGATCGTGAAGGACTTGCAATAATTTTCGCAGTgactaaatttcacaaaatgttgTTTGGTCGTCGCTTTCATCTTCAGACTGATCACGAACCGCTGCTGAGGATTTTCGGTTCGAAGAAAGGAATTCCTGTTTACACATCGAACCGGTTACAACGTTGGGCTCTTACGCTATTGCTTTATGAGTTCACCATCGAGTACGTCCCGACAGCGAAATTCGGCAATGCTGACATACTTTCCCGTCTGATCAACCAGCACGTCAGACCTGAGGAAGATTACGTGATTGCTTCGGTCTCTTTGGAGAATGACTTAAGGTCAGTTACACAAGATACACTAACCGTTCTCCCTCTGAGTTTTAGAATCGTACAACAGTCTACACAGTCCGATCCTATCACCAAAGCAGTTTATCGATACCTGATTGACGGTTGGCCTGAGACCGTTACTGATGCAGAGCTCAAGCGGTTTTATGCACGACGTGAGTCACTTACCACGGTACAAGGCTGCATACTATTTGGCGATCGACTTGTTATTCCTTCGTCC
- the LOC131682881 gene encoding uncharacterized protein K02A2.6-like, producing the protein MKAIARSYVYWPTLDNDIVDYVKSCHQCAMAAKTPPKSAPLSWPKSTKPWQRVHLDYAGPIDGEYYLVVVDSFSKWPEIVQTRSITTAATIKIIRELFARLGMPETLVSDNGSQFTSAEFQSYCTDNGIEHLTTAPFHPQSNGQAERFVDTFKRSIKKIKEGRATMREALSTFLLTYRSTPCFSSPDGKSPAEVMFGRPIRTSLDLLRPPPDSVQFEQPSESRPLKREFKAKDPVYAKVFVKNQWHWASGTVLERIGRVMYNVQLDNRRLVRSHVNQLRDRAISEDLNVSTSTDSTKLPLNILLDAWNLPVRRTTDPLAHSTPVAPLTSCSSLRPSSTPNTLVRRPTLSSESSSQLSVSSSSSSTSPSSTSEFQSANEADSAVQVPRRSSRVRRAPQWFDPYQLY; encoded by the coding sequence ATGAAGGCGATTGCCAGGTCTTATGTTTATTGGCCAACTCTCGATAACGACATTGTTGATTATGTTAAATCCTGCCATCAATGTGCGATGGCTGCAAAAACACCACCGAAGTCAGCGCCTTTGTCTTGgcctaaatcaacaaaaccgtGGCAGCGTGTACATCTTGACTATGCTGGACCGATCGACGGGGAATACTACTTGGTCGTCGTGGATTCTTTTTCGAAGTGGCCTGAGATTGTGCAGACTCGCAGCATCACTACAGCCGCTACAATCAAAATCATCAGAGAACTGTTCGCACGCTTGGGAATGCCAGAGACACTAGTGAGCGACAACGGCTCACAGTTCACCAGTGCAGAATTTCAATCCTACTGTACGGATAACGGTATCGAGCATCTCACAACTGCGCCGTTTCACCCACAATCGAACGGTCAAGCTGAGCGGTTTGTGGATACATTCAAACGGTCAATAAAGAAGATTAAGGAGGGGAGAGCGACAATGCGTGAAGCACTCAGTACATTTTTGCTGACTTACCGGAGCACACCTTGTTTTTCTTCTCCGGATGGAAAATCGCCAGCAGAAGTCATGTTCGGTCGTCCGATCCGTACCAGTTTGGATCTACTCCGTCCTCCACCAGATTCTGTGCAGTTTGAACAGCCTAGCGAGAGCCGACCCTTGAAGCGTGAGTTCAAAGCTAAAGATCCGGTATACGCAAAAGTCTTCGTTAAAAATCAATGGCACTGGGCTTCAGGAACAGTACTGGAACGTATAGGTCGTGTAATGTACAACGTTCAGCTCGACAATAGAAGGCTTGTTCGCTCCCATGTTAACCAGCTTCGAGATCGCGCTATATCGGAGGATCTCAACGTATCGACATCGACAGATAGTACGAAACTTCCACTCAACATTCTACTTGATGCTTGGAATCTTCCGGTTCGTCGTACAACGGATCCATTAGCACACTCAACACCAGTAGCACCTCTTACAAGCTGCTCTAGTTTGAGACCATCGTCAACACCAAATACTCTGGTGAGAAGGCCTACCTTATCATCGGAGTCATCGTCACAGTTATCAGTATCGTCTTCTTCATCTTCAACATCGCCAAGTTCGACATCAGAATTTCAATCTGCAAATGAAGCCGATTCAGCTGTTCAGGTACCTCGCCGCTCTTCGCGTGTCCGAAGAGCTCCGCAATGGTTCGACCCCTATCAGCTGTATTAG